GTGAAAGCTCAGGGTTCGGGAAAAGAGCAGGTCCGCGATGAGACTGTCGTATTCCAGTGAAAGCAGCTTCAGCGCGACGACCGGCAGAGGCGGTGCGAGTTCGCCCCGCGCGGCGACCGCGCCACGCACCGACGCCAATTCCACCGACAGCAGCGCGTGGCCGGCGAGCAGAGCGCCGAGCAGAGCGGGGAGGGCCGTGGCTCGCATCAGGCTAGGGGAACTCCCTTCGTCCAAAAATCCACGCCGCGGCCACAACCATGACCGCGGTATAGACCCCACCGTAAGCGATCGCCCACACGACCGCCGAAGCGGCCAGCGGCAACCCATGTGCAGCATGCATCTTGAAATCGAAGGCCGCGAGATTGGGGAACACATAGTACGCGACGGCTACGATTTTCTCGAACACGGGGTTGATCGCAATACCCTCCGCCCCGGAAGCGAGAAAGTTCCTGATCTCCTCGATCGACTGGCCAATAAGATACACCACCAGGGCCAAGCCCAATGCGACGAACGTGCTCGATGTGAACGACGAGAAGAAGACGATGACCGACGCCAACAGGACGAGCATCAGCGTCATGGTGCAGAGGCTCACCACGAAGGCCTGCCAGTGCATCACGCCGTACTGGTCGGCTGTCAGCAGATCCACGACCCAAATGGCCAGTCCAGCAAATGCACCCAGGATGACCATCGCACAGGCGATGATGAACGAAAGGCCAGCGAACTTGCCGACCACGTACTCCGACCGGGACACCGCCTTGGCCACCACAGTGTGGATGGTGCGCCTTTCCAGATCTTTGGCCAAAAGCTGTGTGCCCAGGAAGAGTGTCAACACCAGCCCGACGAGCGAGACAATACCCAAACCGAGGTCCACCGCGACCTTGATCACAT
Above is a window of Nitrospirota bacterium DNA encoding:
- a CDS encoding ABC transporter permease subunit — protein: MRNLRAIALITFLEGLRSRVFFGLFLLALTLFSATYVLSYLFPRDVIKVAVDLGLGIVSLVGLVLTLFLGTQLLAKDLERRTIHTVVAKAVSRSEYVVGKFAGLSFIIACAMVILGAFAGLAIWVVDLLTADQYGVMHWQAFVVSLCTMTLMLVLLASVIVFFSSFTSSTFVALGLALVVYLIGQSIEEIRNFLASGAEGIAINPVFEKIVAVAYYVFPNLAAFDFKMHAAHGLPLAASAVVWAIAYGGVYTAVMVVAAAWIFGRREFP